CGTCGGTCCTAGGCAGGGTGTCCAGCCGAGGGCGAACACTCCGCCGAGAAGAGGCGCACCGACCCACGTAGAGACGGCCTTCGGCTGGAATCGGGTATCTCGTTGCAGTACCGGTACGAAGCCGATGAAGACCAGACCCATGAGGATGGTGATGACCCCGCCGATGCGCTGGAGTAACTCCTCGTGCGGTGCGAGGTATTGAACCGTTCCGAGCACCATTGCGCTGAGCGAGACGAACACCACGGTGAACCCGCCGACGAAGAGCAGCGATGCCCCGACGACGCGGTAGCGCGAGCTTTGTCTGGCCTTCTTCTCCTCGAGGGTGATCGTTTGCGACTCGCTGTGGCGCTGTTCGGCCTGCGCAACGGTGACCGGTGGTCGCTCGGCGCCGACGACGCTAGCCAGGTAGGCGAGGTAGCCGGGGATGAGCGGGACGACGCACGGGGAGGCGAACGAGACCAGTCCGGCAAGGAGACAGGCGCCGAGTGCAAGTAATAGTGGCCCGCTGGCTGCTGCCTGCTGGAATGCGGAACCGATACCTTCCGCGAGCACCAGTGCGTCCATCGGCGGCATGGCGCTGGCGGAGACGAGGTCGGCAACACCCGTCACGGCATGGTGCTTTCATCGTCGGCCACCAGCTCGGCGATGACGTCCCGAAGTTGATAATCGGTGATCTCCGCCAGATACACCGAGGCCACCCGATGTTGCCGGTCCAGCAGCAGGGTCGCCGGTACAACCGAGGTGGGAAAGCCCCGAAGTGCGCCCACGACCCTGTTGGTCGGGTCCCAGATCGACGGGTAAGTAACGCCGTTATCGCGGACGAAGTCGACCGGCTTGTCGCGATTGGGATCGCGCAGGTTAATCCCGAGCACGGTGGCTCCCTGCGGTTCGAACTCCTCGTGAAGACGCTGAAGATCGTCGACCTCGGTGCGACACGGTGCACACCATTGGCCCCACGTATTGAGGATCACCACCTCGCCTTTGTAGTCGGCGAGCCCGATGGTCTGGTCTGGGTCAAGCAGGTCCGGGCCGGCGAGTTCGGCAACCGGTTTTCGTTCTTCCTCGGGGTAGTGGATCTCCAACTGTCCATCTGGACTGACGAACTCAAACGTGCCGCCCTGCGCGACCGCATCGGTGCCACTCCCACAACCTGTAAGGACTAGAGCGCTCGCACACAGAGCCCCCCACAGTCGCGCGCGGAAACCGATTGCTCGACTACTGCCCATGCTTGTCACTCCGATCTGCGACGGGTTGTTGTCCCCTCGGCTCCGAACCGGTGGTGCCGCACGGGTGGCTCTGTCGAACCCCACTGACGTGACCGGCACCGACGAGCAGCATCCCGCCGCCTGATCGCCCGAAATGGTTCACGAAGCAATGTATCATTCAGTAAATGCTGACCATTGCTTCGCGTCAAGGTTTGATGAACCGACTCGGTCGCGCCATGGCCGACCCGACTCGTTCTCGTATCCTCATGAGGCTGCTGGATGGGCCTGTGTATCCCGCCGAGATTGCCCGCGAGCTGGGGTTAACACGTTCAAACGTGTCGAATCATCTCGCCTGTCTCAGGGATTGCGGGATCGCCGTCGCCGAACTTGAGGGCCGACAGCATCGGTACGAGATCGTCGATGCCCATCTGGCACGGGCGTTGAACGCCTTGGTCGA
This Dietzia psychralcaliphila DNA region includes the following protein-coding sequences:
- a CDS encoding TlpA disulfide reductase family protein is translated as MGSSRAIGFRARLWGALCASALVLTGCGSGTDAVAQGGTFEFVSPDGQLEIHYPEEERKPVAELAGPDLLDPDQTIGLADYKGEVVILNTWGQWCAPCRTEVDDLQRLHEEFEPQGATVLGINLRDPNRDKPVDFVRDNGVTYPSIWDPTNRVVGALRGFPTSVVPATLLLDRQHRVASVYLAEITDYQLRDVIAELVADDESTMP
- a CDS encoding cytochrome c biogenesis CcdA family protein; the encoded protein is MDALVLAEGIGSAFQQAAASGPLLLALGACLLAGLVSFASPCVVPLIPGYLAYLASVVGAERPPVTVAQAEQRHSESQTITLEEKKARQSSRYRVVGASLLFVGGFTVVFVSLSAMVLGTVQYLAPHEELLQRIGGVITILMGLVFIGFVPVLQRDTRFQPKAVSTWVGAPLLGGVFALGWTPCLGPTLAAALSVAAGSGFSGTRGVMLIVAYCLGLGLPFIVVAWSSTWAIRTVGWLQRNTRRIQIIGGVLLIAVGIALFSGVWALFISWLRDFAITGTTLPI
- the cmtR gene encoding Cd(II)/Pb(II)-sensing metalloregulatory transcriptional regulator CmtR; the encoded protein is MLTIASRQGLMNRLGRAMADPTRSRILMRLLDGPVYPAEIARELGLTRSNVSNHLACLRDCGIAVAELEGRQHRYEIVDAHLARALNALVETTLAVDENSPCLDMQCPVEGCCSSEGDRR